Below is a window of bacterium DNA.
GATCCATATCGATTGGCGTTGGTTCGAGTGGATTAGTAAAACTTAGCGAAGAGGTTGCTAAGTACACGTGTTTGCCAACTCCGGTGCCTTCAAGCGGAATGGTTACCGCTTGATAGGGCGTTTCAAAAGTAACTCGCAACGTATCTATGTACTCGAATAGCGAGTCGGGTAGAAACTTTACCCATATCCACAAGGAATCATTGGGCGAAATCGTTTGCAAAGTGTTCGATATCCGAATTGAAAACTGCGCTCCAAAATCAAGCGACGTCGTTTGAAAGGTGAACGGTTGACCGTAGGGATTTGATATTGACACCAACAATGAATCGGTGGTTTTCTGGCGTATTTGACCAAACGCTACGATCTCCCGATTCGTCGACAAAATCGGCATGTAGACCGAGAAATCCGCGTCGGAAGTATCGCCAATTACTGTGTTCACAACTGAACGTATGCGAATCCGGGCATGATTTGTCGTTGGTTGGCTCGGCGTCCATACGAATTCTCCATCGTCTATCGTACTCGTTTCGATGGTTTCCCATGAGTCAGATGGGTAGTTACGGTCGAGTTCAATCGAGACGTTTCCGGTGTTACCCAACGAACTCCAATAAATCGTTTCGGCATAACCGACGAATCGGGTATCATTGCCATTCGGCGATACTACGTCGATCATCCGCGAACCGCGAATAGTAATATCGTCGACGATGAAGCCGCCAAGAATATCATAGTATCCATTGGGTGTTAAAAACAACGATAAATCCGATAAATTCGTCAGATTGTCGTTCCCATTGCGCGAGAGCTGATTCTCACCGTCGGCGTCCCATGTCACCGTCCACACACCATTGGCAAATCGTTGCATTCGTAATTTCACCCAGCGGTCGGGGTAGATAACGACGGTGGTATTCAGTACCGTAGAGTTGTTGTATAAAATGAGTTCCCATAAGTTCGTTTGGTTGTTAAAATTGATTTTCGTATTAAATCCTAAGTTGTTGGGAATGACACTCGGGATACCTTGTGAAAATCCGAGATGGGGAATGCTAAAGGTTGGCACCCGTTTATGAAACCAAAACTCAGCGATGAATTCGCTCGGTAAACTCACTGGAGTGTACAACATTGTACCCCATCCATCAACGTTATTGCAATACATTTCCAGACCGGGAGTGCCGAACCTGCCGCCGGTTTGCAGTATGTTTACCGTTCCCGGTTGTCCCTGGTTCAATACGTTCCATGTTAGATTGGTCGAGAAGTTACCATCGTTGAAATTGTCCGTATAAAAGTAGTCGCCATAAATAACAAAATCGGCACCACTGGTATCGCCGATTTGTGGATTGGTTTGCGAAAGCACCCGGATTCGACCGTTAGTTGTACGATGTTGCGATTGTGGAATCCAATCGAATCGCTGCGCACTCGCAGTAGCAGAACCAAGCGGCAACCAGTTTCCACTTGGATAGTTCACATCCATCTCGATGAATACGTTTCCGGTACTTGCCACGGTTTGCGACCAAGTAACCGAATCTGCTCGACCAACCAATAGGTTCTCCCCACCAGTCGGGTGTGTGACAAACAAGGGAAACGGTGTGTGTCCATAAACGGTGAATCGTTCGATTTCGGATGAGTAAACGACGCGATTTCTTACAAACATTCCGTATTGTGTGTGTCCAGCACTCGTATAGTGACCAACATCAACAATACTTGCGGGATTGCTGACATCAAACACCCGAATGCCGATATGGTGCGTTCCAACATAGCAAAAAGGAAACTCGACCGTAACATCGTGGGCTCCTTCTTGATTGATGTGATAGAATCCGATCTCGGAAGGACTTGTGGGATTAGAGACATCGACGATATGAAGACCTTGCCAGTTGTCGGCAACATAAACTCGATTACCATTTTTAGTAAGGTTTCGGTAGTATCCACTATGGGTAACCGGTGCCCTACCAACTACAACCAGATTATCGGGATTACTGACATCAACGATTTGTACTCCTTGATGACCATCGGTAACGTATGCATAGTTACCGTCAACGACGACATCGTTTGACACATCACCTAATCGATTGGTTCCTCGTAAAACCGGAGTTGCGGGATTACTAACATCAATTACGCCAATTCCAAATCCCGCTTCGGCAACGTACACGAAATTACCTTGTATCGCCATCCGAACCCCATGCCCAATGTTCGCTGAGCCAAGCAATACCGGTGACAAGGGATTGGATATGTTGTAAGTGAAGAAGTTGTTGGAGTAGAGAGCAATCCCAACGCATAAAAGATCCCCTTGTACTACGATTCCCGCAGCATACCTGTGTTCGATAAAAGCGACTTCTACCGGCGCTCGAAAATTCGAAATATCGACAATACTAACACCACCCCGACTTGGCGTGCCAACACCTGAGCAAGTGATATACGCGTAATTTCCTTGTATTACGAGATCTCTACAGTTTTCAGTACCAGTTGGATATACAATTCCACCGAATTTGATGACATTCAAGCTGTCTTGCGCTTCGACAGCTACAATTGGTAACAGCAACGCGATGATTGTAAGCACAAGCAAACCATACTTACAGATAGTGCTGACTCTACACATAGTTCCTCCGGAGAGTTGGTGGTTAATCATCCCCATTCTTGTTTTCATTCAGTAACAAGTTTCCTTGGGATCGGTTTCTTGCAGAGAGAAACTTACATTCCGTTGCAACGCAGTCAATCCGTTCCTGTGTGATAGGAGAGTCGGTGTATTCAAAGCAAGGATCGGCTTTCGCAGACGTTGGGCTTCTGTCTGTGGTCTCATCACGATGTCGACTATTCGACGCCAAAAGCGAACCACATTAAAAACTGAAAAAATAGTCATACCCGAGTTGTATACTAAACAACGTGTTTCGTGTTGGTTAGCATACCGAGATCAGTCGTGGCCGAAGACGCAAGAATAGCGGAGTACCACATACTCTTAAAGTTAGAAAAAGTAGCGGTTGCCAATAAATAGGACTTTTCGGAAGTTACCGGGACATTATGGAAGCTGCCGGGACATTTCGGAGAAATGATTGAGCTACTACTTTTCAAGAATCGATTAAGCCGATTTTGATGGCATACCTGTTTGCATCTACAGCCGACTTTATATGTAGCTTATCAAAGATAGCTGTCTTATAATTTCTCACGGTTTTGTCGCTGATGGAAAGTGCTTCCATGATTTCAGCGGTTGACTTTCCATCCGCAACAAGAAAAAATATCTCTTTCGCGCGTTTAGGTAATGCATTGTAAGCCTGGTCAATCGGGGGTTCTTTCTCTGGTGGCTTTAGTCCAGACATTAATCTCCGGACAAACTCAGGTGGTAAAGTCCGATCCAGAAAATGTTGGTTGTTCGCAACATCTTCTAACGCAATAATCAACCACTCCGCGGCGGACTCTTTACATAAATAGCCATTTGCACCCGCTTGAAACACCAGTTGAATGGTATCGACCTTTTTCAGAAATGTTATAACCAGAATCTTGATTTCTTTGTTCAGAAATCGGAGCTCTTGAGCAAACTCCAACCCATCCTTCCCCGGCAGCGAAATATCGAGGGTGATAATATCGGGTTTCGTTTCCAAAATTCTTCTATTTGCTTCCTCGGCGGTATGCGCTTCACCGACAATCTGGAATCGCGCATCCCTCGACAAACGCGACCTGAGACCTTCCCGAAACAAGGGGTGGTCATCTACGAGAAATACTTTTTGCGGCACTTTCATTTTTAATTCTCCTGGTGCAACGGGATTTCAATAGAAACGACAGTTCCTTTTCCGACTTGCGATTCGATAGACAACACTCCTCCGATCATCTTCATTCGCTCGCGAATGCCGACCAACCCCATTCGTTTCGCTATCATCGCTTCGGGAATTCTCACAGCGGTATCGAAACCCTTTCCATCGTCCTGTATGGTGACATACAGCCGTTCCATATCAAGTCGCATCATGATCATTACCGACTTTGCTTCGGCATGTTTTCGAATATTCGTCAGCGCTTCTTGTACGATTCGGAAAATCGTGAGTGAAATTTCATTCGAAATTTCGACCGGACTCCTTAACGAAACATTACAAGAGACAACAATACCGGTCCTCAATTGAAAATCTTCGGAATAACTCGCAATGCATTTTATCAAACCGCGCTTTTCTAAATCTGTTGGAAGCAATTGGTGACTGATATCGCGAACTTCTTCCGTGATTTTCTTTATCTTCTTCGATATACTACTTACCTGTCGATTGTCAGCTCCTTGAATATCCATGATGTCGAATTGTAGTGCGAGCAATTCCTGAGCGACTGTATCGTGCAGATCGGTTGCAATTCTCTTCCGCTCGTTCTCTTCTGCTCGCAGCAATTCTATTGTCAAGGCGTGGATTCGTTTCTGCGCTTGCTGATGCAACTTTTTCTTTTGTAAGAAACGAAGACCGAAGTATCCTCCTCCTCCGAGCCCAAACGCAATACCGGCGATAATCAAATCCCAGCGATACCGAACGAACCACCAATATGGGTTATGCTCTAAATAGAGTAATGCATACAGTCTATTCCGGTCGTAACCGATAAAAATTGTTCTATCTTGACTTTGAACGAAGCGCTGAATCGTATCGTTTGCGGCGTGAGACTGGTAACGTTGAATCGTGTAATGAGTTATTGCAACCGGCTGTAAGTCCTCATCAAGCAAATGATGCGGAATACTTGTCGAACCCGAGTATCCGAACAGTATCGTCGGTAATCCTTTACCGGGCACAAATCGCTCCGCTGCAACGCTGGCAAGGTTTGGAAGTGTAACAACTTCCGGCATCGGCGCAAAGCGCTCGGTTAGCCATCGCGCAGTCGCATTCTTCTTGTTTACTTCTATGCCAAAGCGCAGTGAATCTGTTACGATAGTTGGAATCGCAATGCTCCCATTGCCGCGGTATTCTCGAAGAATTCTTCCACTCGTGGGCTCCAACTCGCACACATTGTAGTGGATGGTCGGACTGTAGTTTGCAACATTTTGGTATGCGTAAAGACGAAGGCGTGGTGACTTCCTCACAGCGAACCGACAGGAACCGCCGCCGATGTCCCGTTTGACACTCCACAGTAATGAACCATCAGATCGCAATGCTGCAAAGTATCCGAAGTTGCTGCTATAACCATTTACATCAAACCCGGTGAAGTCGGAATTGAAGTTGACCAGAAATTCATCGGCTCCATCGTTATCAAGATCAATCGCTTGTGCGAATGATAAGTGATTGCCGGTTTGAAAAGTGAACCTTTTTTTGAGTGGGTGAATTGAATCGAGCAGGTACAATTCGCGGGGAATTTGTCGTGGGTAGTAATTCGTCATTCCCCAGTGGTAAGTCTTTCTATCACTGGAAAGCTGGTGTGGGGCAGAAAGGTCATACGTCCATTTATCGGATGGAACAGAATCCGGACAATCTGCCTGAAAAGCGATTGTCGGGTAAGAAAAGGACTTCGAGCGAGGATCGAAAGCGAGAAGCTGTATGCGCTTACCGACATCAAATTTCGTCAAAAATAGAATCGGTTTCTCGTTTTCAAGTGGGATCGGAGAAACAAGATTGTAAGTAATCGAATCGTTCCTTTGTCCAGTGGCGCTCTGCCAAAGCAAAACATAACTGTTGGGGCTCTCTATGACTTTGGAGGTTTCATCGACGATTTGAAGATAAAGGATAGTATTGGTTGGTTTAAAAAAGGCTTGGAGAATTTCTTTCTTACTATCGCCATCCCAATCGACAAACTCAGCGTTTGTAAGAGATGTGTTGTATTTATCGAGTTCTTTGATTAGATAGGGATAAGCCCCGGGATGAGTGGACGAAGTACGTGTACAGCTTGCGAGTAGTAGCAGGCAAACTTGCAATCCGAGCAGTAAGCAGATTGTCCGAGTTGGATGGTATAAATTGAGAGTTAGCAAAGTTTTTTTCCAGACTGTACACACAATTTATACAATACGCTTTTCATTATCAACGACAATTGATTCAATTTAAATTTGATTTGACAGCGAGAGCCAATTGGTGCCATGTTTGATTTTGTTACCAATACTCGCATGACCGATTCTTTGATCTTGCCATTATTGCTCCGAAGCAAGCGCAGGGAAGACGATGCAAGGTTCTTCGCCGGAAGACCTGTTAGTTTTTCTGTTGCTTTTGTAGATACTCTCGACATAAACCTCCTTCTGATTGGCTTTGAAGAATATAATACACTATCCGTTTAGCAGTAAGTTGCGTATAGCGCAGCAAATATATCACATGGGTTTTTCGAGAGAAACCATGAACACAGTCGGCACCGAAAATTGTTCCATCGGGATATCGTTGATGTCATTAACCCATTGGTCGGTAAAAAACAGCTTTTGTTGCTTTACGGTTCCCCGCAGGTTGGGAGGGAATCCATTTTAAATCTTCTCTGCGCGAGAACTGAAAGTCGGTTCGGGGGTAACACATTTAATGTGGACTGGGAAGGTAATCGCCTAATGGAAACATTCAATCGGGGTGTCGAAGCAGTCGTAAAACAATTGGAAGTGATGGGTGGTCGTTTCCTTCCCCTTCCCCAACCCCTTGACCAATGTATGCAGTTCCGTATGCATCTCCTTTAACTCGGCGATTTCCGCTTTGATCAGCGCAAATTCTTCACTCGACCGCTGTTCAATGCGCTCGCCGGTGATCCGCGTTCCCGCCTGCAATACCGACAACAAAACCAATTGCAAGTATGCCGACGAAATGGTGAACAAGTTAGACCCCCGCTACGAGTTGCACTCACTACTTTTGTGGATGCCATATTAAGCGGTTTGCGTTTCCCGAAAAGATCTGCCAATTCCGGTGCAACAGCTGTAGTTTTCCTTGTATAGAATCGTATCCCTTGGGCTTCGTGGTCTACCTCGATTCTCTCAATACACTTTTTCAACATCGATTTTTTTACATCGGGTGTTGACGTTCGGATTCTTTCCTATAAGTTTTGAATATAGAACCGTAAAGCGTCTTCGTGGAGTTCGACGTTAAAGATCACTTACACATTTTTTCTTCTTTAGTATTGTTCACATTATTGAATTGGATGATCCCTATACCCCGAAAGGGCAAAGACACCCATACTCACAAACTAAAGATTGTGACATTACTCACATGTTTTTTCTCAAAACCATTCATCATCCTTCTACACAATCGTAACAACATTTATATTCTTCATATATAAAAACAACAGATTTGTTGTATCGTTCCTAATCATCGTAGGAGATCCAATGCGATCCCACACATACTGCAGTATCCGCACATTGATTTTTGTCCTACTTGCTCTGCTTACCGTCGGAACATTTGTTGTGCCTGTTTTAGCGAACACAGAGAAGTACCCCCGAGACAAAGACGGGAACTTCACTCTCGACGCAGTTCCGCCACCTGCTTCCAATCCTCCCGTGATAGATGCCATTGGTGGTCCCGATGGATACGGGTACCGCTGGATCGACAACAATGGAGAGCCGACCGGTCCGACGTATGGTTGGATTG
It encodes the following:
- a CDS encoding response regulator transcription factor → MKVPQKVFLVDDHPLFREGLRSRLSRDARFQIVGEAHTAEEANRRILETKPDIITLDISLPGKDGLEFAQELRFLNKEIKILVITFLKKVDTIQLVFQAGANGYLCKESAAEWLIIALEDVANNQHFLDRTLPPEFVRRLMSGLKPPEKEPPIDQAYNALPKRAKEIFFLVADGKSTAEIMEALSISDKTVRNYKTAIFDKLHIKSAVDANRYAIKIGLIDS
- a CDS encoding sensor histidine kinase, encoding MLTLNLYHPTRTICLLLGLQVCLLLLASCTRTSSTHPGAYPYLIKELDKYNTSLTNAEFVDWDGDSKKEILQAFFKPTNTILYLQIVDETSKVIESPNSYVLLWQSATGQRNDSITYNLVSPIPLENEKPILFLTKFDVGKRIQLLAFDPRSKSFSYPTIAFQADCPDSVPSDKWTYDLSAPHQLSSDRKTYHWGMTNYYPRQIPRELYLLDSIHPLKKRFTFQTGNHLSFAQAIDLDNDGADEFLVNFNSDFTGFDVNGYSSNFGYFAALRSDGSLLWSVKRDIGGGSCRFAVRKSPRLRLYAYQNVANYSPTIHYNVCELEPTSGRILREYRGNGSIAIPTIVTDSLRFGIEVNKKNATARWLTERFAPMPEVVTLPNLASVAAERFVPGKGLPTILFGYSGSTSIPHHLLDEDLQPVAITHYTIQRYQSHAANDTIQRFVQSQDRTIFIGYDRNRLYALLYLEHNPYWWFVRYRWDLIIAGIAFGLGGGGYFGLRFLQKKKLHQQAQKRIHALTIELLRAEENERKRIATDLHDTVAQELLALQFDIMDIQGADNRQVSSISKKIKKITEEVRDISHQLLPTDLEKRGLIKCIASYSEDFQLRTGIVVSCNVSLRSPVEISNEISLTIFRIVQEALTNIRKHAEAKSVMIMMRLDMERLYVTIQDDGKGFDTAVRIPEAMIAKRMGLVGIRERMKMIGGVLSIESQVGKGTVVSIEIPLHQEN